In Acinonyx jubatus isolate Ajub_Pintada_27869175 chromosome A3, VMU_Ajub_asm_v1.0, whole genome shotgun sequence, a genomic segment contains:
- the ATRAID gene encoding all-trans retinoic acid-induced differentiation factor, translating into MAPRGPGSPSNLVPWAAAVLLVVGAKRALALPEICIQCPGSVRNLSEVALYCKQTPELMLQARCCLNQNGTILGLDLQNCSLKDPGPNFPQAHTAVIIDLQANPLKDDLANIFRGFTQLQTLILPQDVSCPGGINAWNTVTFYMNNQTCQGQRNLCNSTGDQEMCPENGSCVPDGPGLLQCVCADGFHGYKCMRQGSFSLLMFFGILGSTTLSVSVLLWGTQRRKAKAS; encoded by the exons ATGGCTCCTCGCGGGCCGGGTAGTCCTTCGAACCTGGTGCCTTGGGCAGCTGCCGTGCTCCTTGTTGTGGGCGCGAAAAGGGCCCTGGCGCTACCCGAG ATATGCATCCAGTGTCCAGGGAGTGTGCGAAATTTGTCAGAAGTGGCGCTTTATTGTAAGCAGACACCGGAGCTAATGCTGCAGGCCCGCTGCTGCCTGAATCAGAACGGCACCATcctggg GCTGGATCTCCAGAACTGTTCTCTGAAGGACCCTGGTCCAAACTTTCCTCAGGCACATACTGCTGTCATCAT AGACCTGCAAGCAAACCCCCTCAAGGATGACTTGGCCAACATTTTCCGTGGCTTTACCCAGCTCCAGACTCT GATACTGCCACAAGATGTCAGCTGTCCTGGAGGTATTAATGCCTGGAATACTGTCACCTTTTATATGAACAACCAAACCTGTCAAGGACAAAGGAACCTTTGCAACAGCACAGGGGACCAAG AAATGTGTCCTGAGAATGGATCCTGTGTACCTGATGGTCCAGGTCTCTTGCAATgtgtctgtgctgacggcttccATGGCTACAAGTGTATGCGCCAG GGCTCCTTCTCACTGCTTATGTTCTTCGGTATTCTGGGATCCACCACATTATCCGTCTCCGTTCTGCTTTGGGGGACCCAACGCCGAAAAGCCAAGGCTTCATGA